A genomic window from Bdellovibrio sp. SKB1291214 includes:
- the mscL gene encoding large conductance mechanosensitive channel protein MscL, whose product MWKEFKTFLMRGNVLDLAVGIIIGAAFTKIVGSFVSDMLMPVLSLGMGKIDFSNHYIALNGQTYATLAAAKAAGAPTLNYGIFLNAVIDFVIVAFAIFMIVKAANHFKKKEEATASTKPCPECLTTIPLAARKCSACGSLQTSSALSGKSPSMNV is encoded by the coding sequence ATGTGGAAAGAGTTTAAGACGTTTTTAATGAGAGGCAATGTTTTGGATCTTGCCGTCGGTATCATTATTGGTGCCGCCTTCACTAAAATTGTTGGTTCCTTTGTAAGCGACATGTTGATGCCTGTTCTAAGCTTGGGCATGGGAAAGATCGACTTTTCAAATCATTACATCGCATTGAATGGCCAAACATATGCAACTCTTGCCGCTGCCAAAGCAGCCGGCGCGCCGACTTTAAACTACGGTATCTTTCTAAATGCTGTGATTGATTTTGTGATTGTTGCATTTGCTATTTTTATGATTGTGAAAGCCGCCAACCACTTTAAGAAAAAAGAAGAAGCAACCGCTTCGACCAAACCTTGCCCCGAATGTTTAACGACGATTCCCCTCGCAGCTCGCAAATGTTCTGCGTGTGGAAGTTTGCAAACATCATCGGCGTTATCTGGAAAATCGCCCTCGATGAACGTCTAG
- the uvrA gene encoding excinuclease ABC subunit UvrA, producing MKQNNLKNIEVKIPVGKMTVICGPSGSGKSSLAFETLFAEGQRRFIESMSNYARQFLNKAPKPDIEGISNIPPAISIEQKNTVKSSRSTVGTTTEVIDYLRLLFEKIGKSYCPTHHCPTEKESVTEATDKVIKEFAGKRGYILVEISENGRVAQAKKLHSLLLQDGYLRIYIPKVQPSVKPVATKKATVKKTKTKGAVKKTVEEVISIPVVPSGLTTEEMGTVVEIGDPAAIKKGLPKETFYLIIDRMSFNQDERGRIADSMTQAYEASIKYNSNLISRKATILTTEGQRLQVSEESSCPICGYTPPPLTSRLFSFNSPIGACPTCKGFGNILDIDEAKVIPNPAMSLAQGALSPFWMPSAAHEKKQLLAYCKKAKIDIHTPWQDLPKPQRDVIWNGNDDFFGVRGLFEYLDQIKYKMHVRVFIARFRSPFLCPECKGARLREEANHVLVGSANINTLSTMVIEDLCEFFKKIELSPHQVEVAGEVLKQIRARLEFLIRVGVHYLSLSRETRTLSGGEYQRLILANQLGMGLSQALYVLDEPTVGLHPRDNDRLISILKDLKELGNTLVIVEHDHDVIKASENIIEMGPGSGYLGGEVVYSGPTKEFYKYDKSNTVPYLKDNKHSANLRTIRPVDIDTYKVKIELKGAKGHNLKDLDVTIPLNRLVTVTGVGGSGKSTLISKTLYPALARALDLEYLPAQEYTGLDGVDHIKNVLLIDQSPIGKSARSSPITYLKAFDAIRTIMATTPEAQARGYTPGTFSLNVDGGRCPACKGTGYEEIDMMFMDNVVIPCDVCDGKKYRNEILEVQYKGKNVSEILAMTVNEAMNFFVANPNIRKPLSVLKEVGLDYLQLGQPANSLSGGESQRLKIAKELSQVQQKATLYILDEPTTGLHFREVDLLMKVLNKLIETGGSVVVVEHNLDVIRGSDYIIDLGPEAGKKGGNIVAHGSPDDIMKAKKSLTGQYLKRYIDGNA from the coding sequence GTGAAACAGAACAATCTTAAGAACATCGAGGTCAAGATCCCAGTTGGTAAAATGACTGTGATCTGCGGCCCGAGTGGTTCAGGGAAATCTTCTCTGGCGTTTGAGACTTTATTTGCCGAAGGCCAACGCCGTTTCATCGAGAGCATGTCAAATTATGCTCGCCAGTTCCTGAATAAAGCTCCTAAGCCTGACATCGAAGGCATCAGCAATATTCCACCGGCAATTTCAATTGAACAAAAAAACACCGTTAAAAGTTCACGCTCAACTGTAGGCACAACCACAGAAGTCATCGATTACCTACGTTTGCTTTTCGAAAAGATTGGTAAGTCATACTGCCCGACCCATCATTGTCCCACAGAAAAAGAAAGCGTGACCGAAGCAACGGACAAGGTCATCAAAGAGTTCGCGGGAAAACGTGGTTACATCCTGGTTGAAATCTCTGAAAATGGGCGAGTGGCTCAAGCCAAGAAACTTCACTCTTTGCTTTTGCAAGACGGTTACTTGCGTATTTATATTCCAAAAGTTCAACCCTCGGTAAAGCCCGTTGCGACAAAAAAAGCGACAGTTAAAAAAACCAAAACAAAGGGCGCTGTAAAGAAAACGGTCGAAGAAGTTATCAGCATACCGGTCGTTCCTTCAGGTTTAACCACCGAAGAAATGGGAACGGTTGTTGAAATCGGCGATCCAGCAGCAATCAAAAAAGGTCTTCCTAAAGAGACTTTCTATTTGATCATTGATCGTATGAGCTTCAATCAAGATGAGCGTGGCCGTATTGCAGACTCCATGACTCAGGCTTATGAGGCGAGTATCAAATACAATTCTAATTTGATATCGCGCAAAGCTACTATCCTCACAACAGAGGGGCAACGCCTGCAAGTGAGCGAGGAGTCCTCTTGCCCTATCTGCGGTTACACTCCTCCGCCTTTAACGTCTCGACTTTTCAGTTTTAACTCGCCAATTGGTGCGTGCCCGACTTGTAAAGGTTTTGGCAATATTTTGGACATTGATGAAGCCAAAGTAATTCCAAACCCTGCCATGAGTTTAGCGCAGGGCGCTTTAAGCCCGTTCTGGATGCCAAGTGCTGCACATGAAAAAAAGCAGCTTCTTGCCTACTGCAAAAAAGCTAAAATAGACATTCACACCCCATGGCAGGATCTGCCAAAACCACAAAGAGATGTGATTTGGAATGGAAATGACGATTTCTTTGGTGTTCGTGGATTGTTTGAATACCTAGATCAAATCAAATACAAAATGCACGTTCGCGTGTTCATTGCTCGCTTCCGCAGTCCGTTCTTGTGCCCTGAATGTAAGGGCGCACGTCTGCGTGAGGAAGCAAATCACGTTTTGGTTGGCAGTGCGAATATCAACACCCTCTCAACCATGGTAATCGAGGATCTGTGTGAGTTCTTTAAAAAGATCGAACTATCCCCGCATCAGGTGGAAGTGGCTGGCGAAGTATTAAAGCAAATTCGCGCACGCCTTGAGTTTTTGATTCGCGTTGGTGTTCATTATCTTTCTTTAAGTCGTGAAACCAGAACTCTTTCGGGTGGCGAATACCAGCGTTTGATTTTAGCAAATCAATTGGGCATGGGTTTATCACAAGCACTTTACGTTTTGGATGAACCCACTGTTGGCTTGCATCCTCGTGACAATGATCGTTTGATTTCCATCCTTAAGGACTTAAAAGAGTTAGGTAATACCTTAGTTATTGTAGAGCACGATCACGACGTGATCAAAGCCAGCGAAAACATCATCGAAATGGGCCCTGGCTCTGGATATCTTGGTGGAGAAGTCGTTTACTCCGGCCCCACTAAAGAATTTTACAAGTACGATAAATCCAATACAGTTCCTTATTTGAAAGACAATAAGCACTCGGCAAATCTTCGTACGATTCGTCCCGTGGATATCGATACTTATAAAGTCAAAATCGAGCTTAAGGGAGCCAAAGGCCACAACCTTAAAGATCTTGACGTCACAATTCCATTAAACCGTCTGGTAACAGTAACGGGCGTGGGTGGTTCTGGTAAGTCGACTCTGATTTCTAAAACTTTGTACCCTGCTTTAGCTCGGGCATTGGACCTGGAATATCTTCCAGCCCAAGAGTACACGGGCCTTGATGGGGTTGATCATATCAAGAATGTGCTATTGATTGACCAATCACCAATTGGTAAGTCTGCGCGCAGTTCTCCAATTACTTACCTTAAGGCTTTTGATGCGATCCGTACAATTATGGCTACGACTCCCGAAGCTCAAGCTCGTGGATACACTCCAGGTACGTTCAGCTTGAACGTAGATGGTGGCCGTTGCCCTGCTTGTAAGGGAACTGGCTACGAGGAAATCGACATGATGTTCATGGATAACGTCGTTATTCCATGTGACGTTTGCGACGGTAAAAAATATCGCAATGAAATCCTCGAAGTTCAGTACAAAGGAAAAAATGTTTCCGAGATTCTGGCGATGACTGTTAATGAAGCGATGAATTTCTTTGTCGCTAATCCTAACATTCGTAAACCTTTATCCGTTCTTAAGGAAGTGGGCTTAGATTACCTGCAATTAGGACAGCCTGCGAACTCCCTGAGTGGTGGTGAATCCCAGCGTTTAAAGATCGCAAAAGAGCTATCTCAGGTCCAACAAAAGGCTACCCTGTATATTTTGGACGAACCCACGACGGGGCTTCACTTCCGCGAGGTAGACTTGCTGATGAAAGTCCTTAATAAGCTCATAGAAACAGGTGGCAGCGTCGTTGTTGTAGAGCATAATTTGGACGTGATTCGCGGCTCTGATTATATTATTGACCTCGGCCCTGAAGCGGGTAAAAAAGGCGGTAATATTGTTGCTCACGGGTCTCCAGATGACATCATGAAGGCCAAGAAAAGTCTGACGGGCCAATATTTAAAACGCTATATCGACGGGAATGCATAA
- a CDS encoding DUF481 domain-containing protein: protein MKFVSILFVPVVLYWSVVANAQVPAPAPINAPPPFAGEAEAGAIMVTGNSNSENYAAKGKASYQQEKNIYTLSGQYIRTEANDVESVRNWNAGARYDRELNDYFGVFASQKIESDVYAGYIQRDSTDVGLKYWLTKGDKFNWTAEAGYRYSKTQNVGIGSSYDQLVRLYTEINTAIDKQFSFKYWAEYLPNMTNPDGYQVNTEASINVMLNSIFSLKLAYLLQYQNAPAPTGEYDTTTTTLNLVAKF, encoded by the coding sequence ATGAAGTTCGTTTCGATTCTATTTGTTCCTGTAGTTTTATATTGGTCAGTGGTTGCAAATGCACAAGTTCCTGCACCCGCGCCCATCAATGCTCCTCCACCATTTGCAGGTGAGGCCGAAGCAGGTGCCATCATGGTAACTGGCAATTCAAATTCAGAAAATTACGCGGCCAAAGGCAAAGCTTCTTATCAGCAGGAAAAGAACATTTACACTCTTTCGGGTCAGTATATTCGCACGGAAGCGAACGATGTTGAAAGTGTGCGCAATTGGAATGCAGGTGCTCGTTATGACCGGGAATTAAACGACTATTTTGGAGTGTTCGCCAGTCAAAAGATTGAAAGCGATGTGTACGCAGGATACATCCAACGTGATTCCACAGACGTCGGTTTGAAGTACTGGTTAACCAAAGGTGACAAATTTAACTGGACTGCAGAGGCGGGCTATCGTTATTCCAAAACTCAAAACGTAGGGATTGGAAGTTCATACGATCAATTGGTACGTCTTTACACAGAAATCAATACTGCGATCGACAAACAATTTTCATTCAAATACTGGGCAGAGTACTTACCTAACATGACAAACCCGGATGGCTATCAAGTGAATACAGAGGCATCTATCAATGTTATGTTAAATTCCATCTTCTCATTGAAACTAGCTTACTTGCTACAATATCAAAATGCACCTGCACCAACTGGCGAGTACGACACGACAACGACAACTTTGAACCTTGTTGCAAAATTCTAG
- a CDS encoding penicillin-binding protein 1A produces MLKKIILAIVALGILGVVGAVLAYQSVKATLPQIITVQDYKPQLVSQVYDRNGKKIGEFLNQKRTLVPYDKIPKDLVNAFLAAEDDQFFQHKGINPQAIFRAALANLRAGRSVQGGSTITQQVAKTLMLSSEKTLTRKLRDIMLAMEMEKNLKKEDILFLYLNQIYFGEGAYGVEQAAQTYYRKPVSKLTLPEMAILAGLPQAPSAYSPVRNPLRAKERQTYVLRRMADVGFITREQSEKAIQEPVKVFVRENYEEYAPFFLETVRQMLVAQLGDDMVLNKGLRIYTSLDLQKQLAAQDSVMVGLKSLDKRQGFRGPTKTISSEADIENFLKEERKKLIGESTPERIIQPDGKFSDIVPKIDEKAAKEHPLVPTYIKIKDTVQGVVQDIDDAAGLVYVRIADSQGLIDFETMTWARKPDVDKRYDLNTIKKPSDALKKGDVIHVKIVADKFSPSRTMTPKKGAPPLKLPDFNKYVDLELDQEPLVEGALLSIDQDSQDVLAMVGGTNFAKSEFNRAIQAPRQTGSSFKSIVYASALDKGYTPATPIMDAPLVYEGATGDEEGQQAEGKESKAWKPANHSKSFGGDIIVRNALSQSLNIPAVKVIEDVGVPWAIEYSRRLGLFSPLNPDFTLVLGSSSVTLYEMTKAFSELGRLGKRTRPQLIHKVTDADGQTILENISLDTRFAKEMKTYEDDFENRRKDYLQLASEPAKLEEFKKKDPKKAALAENLFFQDPDQLIKPTTAFVMTSLLRGVVEDKNGTGARARSLGREVAGKTGTTNNYYDAWFIGYTPQIATGVWVGFDKEKSLGKGEVGGRSALPIWVDYMKAAHEGLPQVTFPVPDGIVFANIDAETGKLANASTKNILRQAFVEGTEPTAASSKQEEATDFYKQDLSE; encoded by the coding sequence GTGTTAAAAAAAATCATCTTGGCAATCGTCGCTCTTGGAATTCTTGGTGTTGTCGGAGCCGTACTTGCTTATCAATCTGTTAAAGCAACTCTTCCGCAAATCATCACTGTTCAAGATTACAAACCACAACTTGTAAGTCAGGTGTATGATCGCAATGGAAAAAAAATCGGCGAGTTTTTAAACCAAAAACGCACATTGGTTCCTTACGACAAAATTCCTAAAGATCTTGTGAATGCATTTCTGGCGGCGGAAGACGACCAGTTCTTCCAACATAAGGGCATTAATCCCCAAGCCATTTTCCGTGCAGCCCTTGCAAACTTAAGAGCCGGACGTTCTGTACAAGGTGGTTCGACGATCACTCAGCAGGTTGCTAAGACCTTGATGTTGTCTTCAGAAAAAACTCTGACGCGCAAATTGCGCGACATCATGCTTGCAATGGAGATGGAAAAAAATCTTAAGAAAGAGGACATCCTTTTCCTTTACTTGAATCAAATTTATTTCGGTGAAGGTGCGTACGGAGTTGAACAAGCTGCTCAAACTTACTATCGCAAACCGGTTTCTAAATTAACTCTACCAGAAATGGCAATTCTTGCAGGTTTGCCACAAGCTCCAAGTGCGTATAGCCCTGTTCGTAATCCTTTACGTGCGAAAGAACGACAAACATACGTTCTTCGTCGTATGGCTGATGTGGGCTTCATCACTCGAGAACAATCTGAAAAAGCCATTCAGGAGCCAGTGAAAGTTTTCGTGCGGGAAAACTATGAAGAGTATGCTCCCTTCTTTTTAGAAACTGTTCGTCAGATGCTTGTTGCTCAACTAGGCGACGATATGGTTTTGAACAAAGGTCTTCGCATTTATACAAGCCTTGATCTGCAAAAACAACTTGCTGCCCAAGACTCTGTAATGGTGGGACTTAAAAGTTTAGATAAGCGCCAAGGCTTCCGTGGGCCGACAAAAACAATTTCTTCCGAAGCAGATATTGAAAACTTCCTAAAAGAAGAACGTAAAAAGCTTATTGGCGAATCGACTCCTGAACGTATTATTCAGCCCGATGGCAAGTTCTCAGATATCGTACCCAAAATTGACGAAAAGGCTGCTAAAGAACACCCTCTTGTTCCAACTTATATTAAGATCAAAGACACTGTTCAGGGTGTCGTTCAAGATATCGATGACGCTGCTGGATTGGTTTACGTTCGAATCGCCGATTCTCAAGGGCTTATTGATTTTGAAACAATGACTTGGGCACGTAAACCAGATGTTGATAAACGTTATGATCTAAATACTATCAAAAAACCGTCCGACGCTTTGAAGAAAGGCGACGTGATTCACGTTAAAATCGTCGCTGATAAATTCTCTCCTTCAAGAACAATGACTCCGAAAAAGGGTGCTCCTCCATTAAAGCTTCCTGATTTCAACAAATACGTGGACCTTGAGTTGGATCAAGAGCCATTAGTTGAAGGTGCTTTGCTATCGATCGATCAAGACTCTCAAGATGTTCTTGCCATGGTTGGTGGAACTAACTTTGCGAAATCTGAATTTAATCGCGCTATTCAAGCCCCTCGTCAAACGGGTTCATCATTTAAGTCCATCGTATATGCGTCGGCTTTAGATAAAGGCTATACACCTGCAACTCCAATCATGGATGCGCCGCTTGTATACGAAGGGGCTACTGGTGATGAGGAAGGCCAACAAGCAGAGGGCAAAGAATCCAAAGCATGGAAGCCCGCAAATCACTCGAAAAGTTTTGGCGGAGACATTATCGTAAGAAACGCATTGTCTCAGTCACTTAATATTCCAGCAGTAAAAGTTATTGAAGACGTGGGTGTACCATGGGCTATCGAATACTCTCGCCGCTTAGGCCTTTTCAGTCCTCTGAATCCTGACTTTACGTTGGTTCTGGGTTCCTCGAGCGTCACTTTATATGAAATGACAAAAGCGTTTTCGGAGCTTGGGCGTCTTGGAAAGCGCACTCGCCCGCAATTGATTCACAAAGTGACGGATGCAGACGGCCAAACGATTTTAGAAAATATTTCTTTGGATACACGTTTCGCAAAAGAGATGAAGACTTATGAAGATGACTTTGAAAACCGTCGTAAAGATTATCTGCAGCTGGCATCTGAACCCGCGAAACTAGAGGAGTTCAAAAAGAAAGATCCTAAAAAAGCTGCTTTGGCAGAAAATTTATTCTTTCAAGATCCCGATCAGTTGATCAAACCGACGACGGCTTTTGTGATGACTTCCCTTCTTCGCGGAGTGGTTGAAGATAAAAACGGTACGGGAGCCCGTGCACGTTCTTTGGGTCGTGAAGTAGCTGGTAAAACAGGTACAACGAACAATTACTATGACGCGTGGTTCATCGGATACACTCCGCAGATCGCAACTGGTGTGTGGGTGGGATTTGACAAAGAAAAAAGTCTAGGCAAAGGCGAGGTGGGTGGCCGCTCCGCATTGCCAATCTGGGTAGATTACATGAAAGCTGCCCACGAAGGACTTCCTCAAGTGACTTTCCCAGTACCAGATGGTATTGTGTTTGCGAACATCGATGCCGAAACTGGCAAGCTTGCAAATGCTTCGACTAAGAATATTTTGCGCCAGGCTTTCGTTGAAGGTACTGAACCCACTGCTGCTTCAAGTAAGCAAGAAGAAGCAACAGACTTTTACAAACAGGATTTATCTGAGTGA